Proteins from a single region of Synergistaceae bacterium:
- a CDS encoding antibiotic biosynthesis monooxygenase, with protein MKIIAVVAVILALLNGKAFAHTVFAPEGKTLKIHWAVLESKPGKMSDMAAISVRTVAKSTPNEAGTYSLYGAIDKANPDIMRLLEIYEDEEAYTVHTSSEGYKSFVEERKPIFESLKLLPVDPVVLEQKKSGNGKFILLTLADVKPANLDEFKALTAQEYSRAVADEAGVMGMFATSERGDRNHVIHIMEIYADESAYNSYINSEKYKEYRKKADIMTESRKDFDSLPANIKLSEKGLHLDPESANLPFPVGKPNTAYAQYFDGMSYLAPMSLEQVAIFNVTFEPGCRNHWHIHHAKSGGGQLLIAVSGRGYYQEWGKPARELKPGDVVNIPANVKHWHGAAKDSWFQHFAIEVAGEETSNEWCEAVSAEDYAKLK; from the coding sequence ATGAAGATTATCGCGGTTGTAGCTGTAATTTTGGCACTGTTGAACGGAAAAGCATTCGCGCACACAGTTTTCGCGCCGGAAGGAAAGACTCTCAAAATTCATTGGGCAGTCCTCGAATCAAAGCCCGGAAAAATGTCCGACATGGCCGCAATAAGTGTGCGAACCGTAGCAAAGTCAACGCCTAACGAGGCCGGGACGTATTCACTTTACGGGGCAATCGACAAAGCTAACCCGGACATCATGCGCCTTCTTGAGATTTACGAGGACGAGGAAGCGTACACCGTCCACACATCAAGTGAAGGCTACAAATCGTTTGTCGAGGAACGCAAGCCGATATTCGAGAGCCTGAAACTTTTGCCCGTTGACCCTGTTGTTCTTGAGCAGAAGAAATCAGGCAATGGGAAATTCATTCTCCTGACTCTTGCTGACGTAAAGCCGGCCAATCTCGATGAGTTCAAAGCACTTACGGCGCAGGAATATTCGAGAGCAGTCGCAGATGAAGCCGGAGTAATGGGAATGTTCGCAACAAGTGAGAGGGGAGACCGTAATCACGTAATTCACATCATGGAGATATACGCGGACGAGTCAGCCTATAATAGCTACATCAATTCCGAGAAATACAAAGAGTACAGAAAGAAGGCAGATATTATGACAGAGTCACGCAAAGATTTCGATAGTCTCCCGGCAAATATCAAGCTCAGTGAAAAGGGATTACACCTTGACCCTGAGTCGGCAAATCTTCCGTTCCCAGTCGGCAAACCTAACACGGCATACGCGCAGTACTTTGACGGAATGAGCTATCTTGCGCCGATGTCGCTTGAGCAGGTTGCAATCTTCAATGTTACGTTTGAGCCTGGCTGCCGGAATCACTGGCACATTCACCACGCCAAAAGCGGAGGAGGCCAGCTCCTTATCGCCGTATCGGGACGCGGATATTATCAGGAATGGGGGAAGCCCGCCCGCGAGTTAAAGCCCGGTGATGTCGTCAACATTCCCGCGAATGTAAAGCACTGGCACGGTGCCGCAAAAGATTCATGGTTCCAGCATTTTGCCATTGAGGTTGCCGGGGAAGAAACCTCCAACGAATGGTGCGAGGCTGTGTCGGCGGAAGATTACGCGAAGTTGAAGTGA
- a CDS encoding flavodoxin, with protein sequence MRKFFVAVLMVMVLCGISCAEGKTLVAYFSWSGTTKALAENIAEAGGFDIFRIRPEKDYSTDYDTVIDVAKKEQNRRARPKLAENVRDFGGYDTVFLGWPCWWGDMPMAVFTFLEANDFSGKKIIPFTTHGGSSWGRSLTSLKKETPSAKIESNGLSVGGSASKSQVEKWLEGLGFSVKR encoded by the coding sequence ATGAGGAAATTTTTTGTCGCTGTATTGATGGTGATGGTGCTGTGCGGGATTTCGTGTGCTGAGGGAAAAACTCTTGTCGCTTATTTCTCGTGGAGCGGAACGACTAAGGCACTTGCGGAAAATATTGCTGAGGCAGGCGGGTTCGACATATTCAGGATTAGGCCGGAGAAAGATTACTCAACGGATTATGACACTGTTATTGATGTCGCAAAGAAGGAACAGAATCGCCGGGCGCGTCCGAAACTCGCTGAGAATGTGCGGGATTTCGGCGGCTATGATACTGTGTTTCTCGGCTGGCCGTGCTGGTGGGGCGATATGCCTATGGCGGTCTTCACGTTCCTTGAGGCTAACGACTTCAGCGGGAAAAAAATTATCCCCTTCACGACACACGGCGGATCATCATGGGGCAGAAGTCTCACGAGTCTGAAGAAAGAAACTCCGTCAGCAAAAATCGAAAGCAACGGGCTATCAGTCGGCGGGTCAGCGTCAAAATCTCAGGTCGAAAAATGGCTTGAGGGACTCGGATTTTCTGTTAAGAGGTGA
- a CDS encoding aldo/keto reductase: MIPQIALGAWAWGNDGTFGNDLTEEELRPVFEAGQKAGLNLWDTAFVYGMGKSEHVLGKFLRTVPRESYLISTKFTPQCADMSAENPVTAMYEGSAERLGTKFIDYFWIHNPLGAPEWTRKLIPLAKSGNIGKIGLSNHNLAELNEAAEILAAEGLKVSAVQNHYSLLNRSSEYSGILEWCRKNGAIFFSYMVLEQGALSGKYSTAHPFPKDSARGQVYNPVMTQLDALNSAMKEIADAHGVGVAQLPVAWAIAKGTLPILGVTKVKHVEDAVKAAGLVLTDGEMRELEALADKANINTVRIWEKEVNNPTPKGRGLR; this comes from the coding sequence ATGATACCCCAAATAGCTTTAGGCGCGTGGGCATGGGGCAATGACGGAACATTCGGCAATGACCTCACAGAAGAAGAGCTGCGCCCGGTCTTTGAGGCCGGACAGAAAGCGGGACTCAATTTATGGGATACCGCGTTTGTTTACGGGATGGGAAAATCCGAGCATGTACTAGGGAAATTTCTCCGCACAGTTCCGCGTGAAAGCTATCTCATCTCAACGAAATTCACGCCTCAGTGCGCGGATATGTCAGCAGAAAATCCGGTTACGGCCATGTACGAAGGAAGCGCAGAAAGACTCGGCACAAAGTTTATCGACTACTTCTGGATTCACAATCCTCTGGGCGCGCCGGAATGGACACGGAAATTAATCCCCCTCGCAAAATCCGGGAACATCGGCAAAATCGGACTGTCGAATCACAATCTCGCGGAGCTTAACGAGGCAGCAGAGATTCTCGCGGCTGAAGGGCTGAAAGTTTCGGCGGTTCAGAATCATTACAGCCTCCTCAACAGGTCATCAGAATATTCCGGGATTCTCGAATGGTGCAGAAAGAACGGCGCAATATTCTTCTCATACATGGTGCTTGAGCAGGGCGCACTGTCCGGGAAATACAGCACCGCTCACCCGTTCCCGAAAGACAGCGCAAGAGGCCAGGTCTACAACCCAGTAATGACTCAGCTTGACGCGCTAAATTCGGCCATGAAGGAAATTGCTGACGCTCACGGAGTCGGAGTCGCTCAATTGCCCGTAGCGTGGGCAATCGCAAAAGGGACTCTGCCTATTCTCGGAGTAACGAAAGTAAAGCACGTTGAAGACGCTGTGAAGGCCGCCGGGCTTGTTCTGACTGACGGCGAAATGAGAGAGCTTGAAGCACTTGCGGACAAAGCCAACATTAACACCGTAAGAATTTGGGAGAAAGAGGTAAACAACCCCACGCCTAAAGGTAGGGGCTTGCGGTGA